The sequence below is a genomic window from Oscillospiraceae bacterium.
GTCCGGGTCGTAGGCGACCCCGTCGGAGAAGATCTCGTTGCTGACCACCACCAGATTGCCGCAGCGGTCCATCAGGGGCTCCAGCTCCCCCCAGATCCGCCCCGCGCAGTCGGCGGGGGGCGCGGGGGAGAACATCACGTTGGCGGTCAGGTTGGACATGCACTCCAGCAGGGCGGTGTCCGCCCCGCCCAGGGCCAGGCCGGAGAGCGAGCGGGGGCGCTCCTCGGTGCGGAAGCCCTTCCCTTCGCGCATGGCGCGGTGGCGGGCGATGCGCGCCCCGGCCACGCCCCCGCGGGGGTCCATGGTGGCGATGTAGGTCTTTTCCCCAGGCTGGAGTGCGGCGCAAAGCCCCTCCGCCCAGGCGGATTTGCCGCTGCCGCTGCCCCCTGTGACCAGCGCGATCATGCCTCATGCCCCCTTTTTATACCCGGATAGTTTATCATACTTGTGCGCAAGAGACAAGCGGCCCCCGGACCAACCTGTCCGGGGGCCGCTTGCCGTCCCGCGCGCCGGGGGGCTACAGATCCAGGGTGTCCAGTACCTGGCGCAGGGTGTGGGCCGAGCGCAGCAGGTCGGACTGCTCCAGGGGGCTCAGGGCCAGATCCAGCACGGTCTCCACCCCAGTGCGGCCCACCACGGCGGGCAGGCTGAGGCACAGGTCGTCCAGCCCGTAGAGGCCGCTCATCAGGCTGGAGACGGGCAGGATGGAGTGCTCGTCCCGCACCACGGCCAGGGCGATCCGGGTGACCGCCATAGCCACGCCGTAGTAGGTGGAGCCCTTCCGGGCGATGATCTCGTAGGCCGAGTCCCGCACCTGGCGGTAGAGCCGGTCGTTGGCGGCGGGGTGGTCGAAGTGGCCCCGCAGCTCGCAGAAGTGGTCCAGGGGTACGCCGGACACGTTGGCCCCGCTCCAGACGGCCAGCTCGCTGTCCCCGTGCTCGCCGATGATGAAGGCGTGGACGCTGCGGCTGTCCACATCCAGGTGCTCCCCCAGCAGGTACTTGAGGCGGGCGGTGTCCAGCACGGTGCCCGAGCCGAACACCCGGTTGGGCGGGTAGCCGGAGAGCTTGAGGGCGGCGTAGGTCAGCACGTCCACGGGGTTGGAGACGATGAGCAGCACGGCGTCCCGGGTGCGCCGGGCGATCTCGGGGATGATGCTGCGGAAGATAGCCACGTTGCGGTGCACCAGGTCGAGGCGCGTCTCGTCGGGGCGCTGGTTTGCCCCCGCCGTGACCACGATGAGGCCGCAGTCGGCCAGATCGTCGTAATCCCCGGCGTAAATCCGCATGGGCCGGGCGAAGGGCAGGCCGTGGGAGAGGTCCATGGCCTCGCCCTCCGCCTTGGGCACGTTGGCGTCGATCAGCACCATCTGGGAGAAAAAGCCGCTCTGCATCAGGCCGAAGGCGGTGGTGGAGCCCACGAAGCCGCACCCGATGACGGCCACCTTTTGAAAATCTGTCATAATCTCCTCCAAACTCAGATAGGGGTGTACGCTTAACCTTCCCTCCGGCGCGGCGGCTTATACGCCAAGCGCCCGGGCCGAACTTGATTGCGGGAGCGCCCGTGGGCGTGGTATACTTTTTACAGCTGCGCCTGGGATAGGCGCGGGGAGGAGGCGAGGGCGTGAGGCGGGATAAACGAGTTAACTGCTCAGTATGGTTGAGAACCTGCCGCAGGCCATGCTGAGCGACCGGACTTTCATGCGGCCGGGCTCAACCGTACTTTTTCAGGTCAACTCTAAATGAAAAAGGAGTACGGTTATGAGATGTTTGAAAAAACTTGCGCACAAGTACAGAGCGCTCATACTGGTCTACCTGTCGCTGGGACTGGCACAGGCGTTTTTGCAGGGTTTCGGCTCACGCTGCTTTCAAAAGGTCATTGACCATTTTACGGACAATACCCTGTCGGCGGGGTATATCGCCGCCTACGGGGCGGCCATGGTCGCGTTGTATCTCCTCAGCTATCTGGATGAGTACCCGGGGCGCAGGCTGGAACACGGTATTATGTTGAGCCTGAAGACTGAGGCCCTGCGTAAGACGGCCGTCATCGACTACCTCGCTTACGTAAATATAGGGACGGGCACGCTGGTACAGCGGATTGAGAATGGTGCGGCGGCGGGCAGCAATATTCTGTTTGGCTTTTACCTGCGGCTGGCCGGCGGTATTATCCCGGAGATGCTTTTCAGTATGGCCTTCATCGCGCTGATCAGCCCTACGGTCATGGCGGCTATCCTAGTAGGGTACATCGCCGTGTTCCTCTTTACAAACCTGCTGCTTAAGGCGCTGTACCAGGTAAAAGCCGCCATTTTAACCAACGAGGAGAAGCTCAACGGCCTGCTTGTCCGCGGTTTTATGGAGATGGTGGTCTTCCGGGTAAACCTCCGCTTTGCCCATGAGCTCTGTAAGGCGGAGGCGGCTTCAGAGGAAATTGTGGCATCAAGGGTGAAGATGACCCTGATCCACGAGGCATTTTTTACCGTGTTCGCCGTCCTGATTGTATTTGTAAAGATCGGCATCATCCTCTACGGCTGGACGGCGGGGGAGCTGACCGTGGGCGGGATAGTCGCCCTGATCGCTTTGGTGGACAACGCCTATACGCCCATTGCCATATGCAACGTGCTCTATGTGCAGTACAAGCTGGACAAGGTGGCGTTCGCGAGGTACATGGAATTTCTGGACGCGGAGGAGGACGGGCATATTACGCGGGGACTGCCAGCCGCCGGGGTACGGGGCGCCATCCAGTTCTCCGGCCTGCGGTTCAGCTACCATGGCCGCGTCATTTTTCAGGGCCTGGACTACCGGATTGCTCCGGGGAAGACGGTGGCCTTTGTGGGCGAGAGCGGCGCAGGAAAATCGACGGCGGCCAAGCTGCTCGCCGGCCTGCTGCACCCGGAGGGCGGGCGTATTCTGATAGACGGCGTGGAGTTAGAGAAGATTCGGCTGGACAGCTACTACGAGTGCCTCGCCTATCTCCCCCAGGAGGCGCCGGTATTTGACGGGACGCTGCGGGAAAACCTGGTATTCGACGGCGCGGTTGAGGACGGCTTTCTCCTTGAGGCGCTTGGGAAGGCGGGGCTCGGGGGCCTGTACGCAAAGCTGGAGCAGGGACTGGACACGCCGCTGGGGGAGCGGGGGGCCAGTCTCTCGGGAGGCGAGCGGCAGCAGCTCGCGCTTGCCCGGCTCTGGTTCTCAAAGGCCCGGATTATCGTGCTTGACGAGGCGACGTCGGCAATGGATAACCTGACGGAGGAGGCCGTGATGAAAAACGTCATGGAGCTGCTGTCGGGGCGGACGGTCATCTCCATCGCCCACAGGCTCGACTCCATCCAGTCCTTTGACGACATCGCCGTGTTTCAGGACGGGCGGATTGTGGAGCACGGTACGTTCAACGAACTGATGGAGAAGCGCCAGTATTTCCATGAGCTCTACCACAGGGCGAAGGCCTGACCAAGAACGCCGCCGCGGGCATTAAGCCCGCGGCGGCGTTTTGTCTGGAAAAAGCAGGTTCAGGGCTTTTCGGCGGCCTTCAGAGCCCGCATGGCGTTGAGGATGGCGATGACCGACACGCCCACGTCGGCAAAGACGGCCTCCCACATGTTGGCCATACCCAGCGCGCCCAGCGCCAGCACCAGCAGCTTGACCCCCAGGGCGAAAATGATGTTCTGCCGCACGATACGCAGGGTTTTTCTGGCGATGCCCATGGCCACGGCGATCTGGGAGGGGCGGTCGTCCATGAGCACGATGTCGGCGGCCTCGATGGCGGCGTCCGAGCCCAGGCCGCCCATGGCGATGCCCAGGTCGGCCCGGGAGAGGACGGGCGCGTCGTTGATGCCGTCGCCCACGAAGGCCAGCTTGCCCTTGCCGGTCTTTTCCTTCAAAAGGGCCTCCACCCGGTCCACCTTATCGGCGGGGAGGAGCTGGGTGTGCACCTCGTCCAGCCCCAGTTCTGCGGCCACCGCCTCGCCCACGGCCTTGGCGTCGCCGGTGAGCATGACGGTCTTGCGCACGCCCTGGGCCTTGAGGTCGGTGATGGCCTGGGCGGCGTCGGACTTCACCTCGTCGGAGATGACGATGTGGCCCAGGTAGACCCCGTCCGCCGCCACGTGGACGGTGGTGCCTACCCGGTGGCAGGGGTGCCAGGACACGCCGATCTCGTCCATCAGCTTGCCGTTGCCCGCGCACACCACCGCACCGTCCACCACGGCGCGCACGCCCCGGCCGGACAGCTCCTCCACATTGCCCACCCGGCCGGTGTCCAGCGGGGCGTTATAGGCGTCCTTGAGGGAGCGGGAGATGGGGTGGTCGGAGTAGGACTCCGCCAGCGCGGCCAGCTCCAGCAGCTTGGCCTGCGGGCACTGGTCGGGGTGGATGGCGGTGACGTTGAACACGCCCTGGGTCAGGGTGCCTGTCTTATCGAAAACCACGATCTCGGCCTCGGCCAGCACCTCCAGGTAGTTGCCGCCCTTGACCAGAATGCCCGCCCGGGAGGCCCCGCCGATACCGCCGAAGAAGGACAGGGGCACCGAGATGACCAGGGCGCAGGGGCAGGAGATAACCAGGAAGATGAGGGCGCGGTGGATGCTCTCCGACCAGGCCAGCCCGGTGAACAGGGGCAGCAGCAGGGCCAGCAGGGCCGCGCCGATCACCACCACGGGGGTGTAGTACCGGGCGAACTTGGTGATAAAGTTCTCGGCCTTGGCCTTTTTGCTGGAGGCGTTCTCCACCAGATCCAGGATCTTGGATACGGTGGACTCCTCGAAGGGCTTGGTCACCCGCACCCGCAGCAGGCCGGTCAGGTTGACGCAGCCGCTGATCACGTCGTCGTCGGCCTGCACCTGGCGGGGCAGGGACTCGCCGGTGAGGGCGGAGGTGTTCACGGTGGAGGAGCCCTCCAGCACCACGCCGTCCAGGGGGATGCGCTCGCCGGGCTTCACCACGATGACGCCGCCCACCTCCACGTCCTCCGGGTCCACCTGCTCCAGCGCGCCGTCTTTTTCCACGTTGGCGTAGTCGGGGCGGATGTCCATGAGGGAGGAGATGGATTTTCTGGACTTGCCCACGGCGTAGCTCTGGAAGAGCTCGCCCACCTGGTAGAAGAGCATGACAAACACGGCCTCGGGGTACTCCCCGGTAAAGAAGGCCCCCACGGTGGCCAGGGACATGAGGAAGTTCTCGTCAAAGACCTGCCCGTGGGCGATGTTGCGCACCGCGCGCCACAGCACGTCCCAGCCGATGACCCCGTAGGGGATTAAAAAGAGGATAAGCCGGGGCCAGCCCTCCAGGGGCAGCAGGACGCAGGCGATGAGCAGCGCCGCGCTGGCGAGGATGCGGGCCAGGGTCTGCTTTTGTTTCTTGGACATAGGATGTCCCTCCCGTTACAGTGGTTTGCGGAAAACGGCCAGCCCCACGGGTATCCGTCCCGGAATGAGGACGTACTCCGCCCGCTGGTCCACGCAGCTTTCCAGCATGGCGCGGTAGCTGTTTAGGGTGAAGCGGTGCGCGGGGTGGAAGCCGATGGCGCGGTAGAGGCGCAGCAGAAGCCGGAAGGCGGGCCGCAGGTCCCCCAGCAGGTAGGTGGGCAGCAGCAGCACGCCGCCGGGGCGGACCACCCGCCACAACTCCCGCACCGCGTCCCGGGGCTCCGGCAGCAGGTGCAGCACGTTGGCGGCGACGACCGCGCCGTAGGTCCCGTCCGGGTCCTCCAGATTCAGCAGATCCCGGGGGGCGAAGGAGATGTTGCCCAGCCCCAGCTGCTCCGCCTTGCTCCGGGCCCGGTCCAGCATGGGCAAGGAGAGGTCGGTGCACAGCACGCGGGCGGCGCGGGGGGCGGCGGCCATGGAGAAGGCCCCCGTGCCCGCCGCGCAGTCCAGCACGTCCGCGCCGGCGGGAATCCGCGCCGCCGCCGCGCGCACCATCTCCCGGTTGACCTTGGAGTTGGCGCGCTGCGCCAGATCGTAGAGGCCCGCCCAGCGGTCCCAGAAGGTGCGCGCCACGGCGAAGCCTACACGACCACGGTGCAGTCGGGCTCCACCTTCCTGCACACGCGCACGACCTCGGCCAGGACCTCGTCGAAGCGGGCGTCCTCCGCGTCCAGGGTGAGCTTCTGGGACAGGAAGCTGACGCTGGCGTCGTTCACGCCGGGCAGCTTCTTGATGGCGTCCTCCATCTTGGCGGCGCAGTTGGCACAGTCCAGATCGATCAGCTTGAAGCGCTTTTTCATAAAAAATGCCTCCTAAAATAATAGAGATGTTACTCCGCCACGTGCTCCATGCCCTGGTCCAGGATGGTGCGCACGTGGGAGTCGGACAGGGAGTAGAACACGGTCTTGCCCTCCCGGCGGTACTTGACCAGCTTGCTCTGCTTGAGGGAGCGCAGCTGGTGGGAGATGGCGGACTGGGTCATGCCCAGCAGCTGGGCGATGTCGCACACGCACATCTCCGATTCAAAGAGGACGTAGAGGATCTTAATGCGGGTGGAATCGCCAAAAATCTTGAACAGCTCGGCCAGATCGTAGAGGATCTCCTCGTCCGGCATGTTCCGGTTGACCTGGCTGACGATGTCCTCGTGGACGTGTATGAACTCGCAGCGCTCGACTTCGTTTTCAGTACCCATGGCGTGCCCCTCTCTCTAACATATGAGCTATTGTTCATATATGATTATACGCGCCGGGCCGGAAAAGTCAATAGGGCGCGTGAACTTTTTTTGAAAAAGCCGCCGGGCTGTTATATACTGAAGAAAAAGGGGGGATACGCATGAGAAGAAAGGATCGCGAAATGGGCCGGGAGACCGCGCTGGCGGTGCTGGACAAATGCGAATGGGCGGTGCTGGCCATGGTGGACGGGGCGGGGCTGCCCTACTGCCTGCCCGTCACCATCGTGCGGGACGGGGAGACGCTCTATTTCCACGGCGCGCTGTCGGGGGAGAAGGCGCAGTGCCTGCGCGACCGGCCCCGGGTGTGCCTGACCGCCGTGGGGGACACCCGGATCGTGCAGGAGAAGTTCACCACCGAGTACGAGAGCGCGGTGGTCCGCGGGCGGGTGGAGGAGCTCACAGGCCCCGCCGCCAAGCTGGAGGCTCTGCGCCTGCTCTGCCTGCGCCACTGCCCCGACGGGATGGGCGGCTTTGAGGCCGAGGCAGGGGCCAGCCTGCGCCGCACAGGGGTGTGGGCACTGCATATGGAAAACATCACCGCGAAGCGGAAAAAGTACGGTCCGGACGGAAAAGAAGAAAAATCCACAGGCAATTGATTTATAAAAGATTTATTTAATAGAATGGGGGGTTGAAATAATAGACGGGTGTTGGTTATAATGGGATCATCTTAAGAGAGAGGAGGGGTCGGGGTGACGGAGAAGGACGTGGACGGCCTGCGGGCGGAGAACGCGCGCCTGCGGGAGCTGGCGGAGCGGGACTGGCTGACGGGGCTGTACAACCGGGGCAGCACGGAGCAGCGGGTCGGACAGGCCATGCAGAGCTGGAAGGGCGGCGCCATGCTGGTGCTGGACATCGACTGGTTCAAGCAGGTCAACGACCAGTACGGCCACCTGATGGGGGACGAGATCCTGCGGGACGTGGCCCGGACCCTGGAGTGCCTCTTTTTCCAGCGCGACATCGTGGGCCGCGTGGGGGGCGACGAGTTCGCCGTCTACGTCACGGCGGACTGCACCGCCCAGTGCATCGAGGGCAAGGTGGCCCGGGTGCGGGCCCTGCTGGAAGAGGCGGGCCTGCGCCGTGGGATTGAGGACGGCATCTCCGTGTCCGTGGGTGTGGCCTACCGCAAGGAGGAGGACGGCTACGAGAGCCTCTTCACCCGGGCGGACCGGGCCCTGCTGGGGGCCAAGAAGCGCCGCAGGACGGCGCGGGCGGAGGCGGTGAGCCGCGGGATCTGCACCGATATGTCCCTCATTCAGCGGGAGCTGCGGGAGGAGACGGTGCTGCCCGGCGCCTACTGCCAGGATTACGAGACGTTCAAGCGGATTTACCGCTTCGTGGAGCGGGGCCTGCGCCGCAGCGGCAGCAGCGCCTATACCATCCTGCTCACCCTGAGCGACGGACAGGGGGATTTTGTGCCCCTGGTCAGCCGCACACAGCTGCTCAACCGGCTCCAGGAGCTGGTGCAGACCTCCCTGCGCAGCGGCGACGTGTTCACCCGCTACAGCAGCTGCCAGTACCTGCTGATGGTGCTGGGGGCCTCGGAGGAGAACGCGGTCCATATCGGCCAGCGGGTGTGCGCCCGCTTCCAGGAGGAGGCGGAGGGGCAGATCGACGTCCAAATCGAGTACCACGTCTATCCCATGCACGCCGCCAGCGCGGCGGTGGGGAAGTAATGACAGAATACCCCCGGAGGGCGGGCCAAACGGCCCGCCCTCCGGGGGTATTCTGTCATAAAAGAGTCGTGGCTTTGGCGGATAAGGCGGACGATGGTGGACGGGCAATTCGTGAATCGCCCCTACGGTGTGGCGATGGGACGAATTGCCGCGCTCCTGCGGCCCTCGCAATGACGTAGGGCGGGGGCTTGCCCCCGCCATCCCCTGCGCGCCTTCTTCGTCTAAGCTGCAACAACAATGCTTGCATCTTGCGTTAAAATTAGGCTTTTATGGCAAGATAAAACGAGAACCCGTTTCGATTCCATCGAAACGGGCTCTCGTTTTTTGTGGTGGAGATAAGCGGGATCGAACCGCTGACCTCCTGAATGCCATTCAGGCGCTCTCCCAGCTGAGCTATACCCCCACACGGCTGTGTTCTGCCGTACAGAACGAATACTATTTTAGCAAAGCCCGCTACGTTTGTCAACAGTATTTTTCAATTTCCACGCAAATTTTTCCCAGGCGGGCTCCGCAAACAGTTAAGCGGACAAACTGTGCGAAACTGAGAAATAACATACACCTGTATATTATCTTGACAATCGTAGCGCATGGTGCTATCCTGAGTGCGCAAAAAGAAAGGGGGCGCCGCTATGAAGCGGGAACGCCGGGAGAGCACCCGGGAGGATCTGCGCCAGAAGCGCACGCGCAAATTCCTGGTCAACGCGCTGCTGGAGCTGCTGGAGGAGCGGCCGTTCAGCGAGATCTCGGTGGTGGACATCTGCGAGCGCGCCATGGTCCACCGCACCACCTTTTACGCCCATTTTGACGACAAGCAGGCCCTGCTGCGCTACACCGTCCTCCAGCTCCAGGCGGATCTGGAGGACCAGAGCCTGGCCGGGCGGAGCTTCAGCAGCCCCCGGGCGTACTTTATCGCCGTGGCCCGCGACGTGCTGGCCTTTATGCGGCAGCACAAGAAGCTCTACGAGGCCGGGGTGTCCGGCTGCGACGG
It includes:
- a CDS encoding adenosylcobinamide kinase/adenosylcobinamide phosphate guanyltransferase, with amino-acid sequence MIALVTGGSGSGKSAWAEGLCAALQPGEKTYIATMDPRGGVAGARIARHRAMREGKGFRTEERPRSLSGLALGGADTALLECMSNLTANVMFSPAPPADCAGRIWGELEPLMDRCGNLVVVSNEIFSDGVAYDPDTAAYLAVLGDLNRRIAARADLVAEIVCGLPVFWKGEDVYAGVLRSAGRGQG
- the ldh gene encoding L-lactate dehydrogenase — protein: MTDFQKVAVIGCGFVGSTTAFGLMQSGFFSQMVLIDANVPKAEGEAMDLSHGLPFARPMRIYAGDYDDLADCGLIVVTAGANQRPDETRLDLVHRNVAIFRSIIPEIARRTRDAVLLIVSNPVDVLTYAALKLSGYPPNRVFGSGTVLDTARLKYLLGEHLDVDSRSVHAFIIGEHGDSELAVWSGANVSGVPLDHFCELRGHFDHPAANDRLYRQVRDSAYEIIARKGSTYYGVAMAVTRIALAVVRDEHSILPVSSLMSGLYGLDDLCLSLPAVVGRTGVETVLDLALSPLEQSDLLRSAHTLRQVLDTLDL
- a CDS encoding multidrug ABC transporter ATP-binding protein, with protein sequence MRCLKKLAHKYRALILVYLSLGLAQAFLQGFGSRCFQKVIDHFTDNTLSAGYIAAYGAAMVALYLLSYLDEYPGRRLEHGIMLSLKTEALRKTAVIDYLAYVNIGTGTLVQRIENGAAAGSNILFGFYLRLAGGIIPEMLFSMAFIALISPTVMAAILVGYIAVFLFTNLLLKALYQVKAAILTNEEKLNGLLVRGFMEMVVFRVNLRFAHELCKAEAASEEIVASRVKMTLIHEAFFTVFAVLIVFVKIGIILYGWTAGELTVGGIVALIALVDNAYTPIAICNVLYVQYKLDKVAFARYMEFLDAEEDGHITRGLPAAGVRGAIQFSGLRFSYHGRVIFQGLDYRIAPGKTVAFVGESGAGKSTAAKLLAGLLHPEGGRILIDGVELEKIRLDSYYECLAYLPQEAPVFDGTLRENLVFDGAVEDGFLLEALGKAGLGGLYAKLEQGLDTPLGERGASLSGGERQQLALARLWFSKARIIVLDEATSAMDNLTEEAVMKNVMELLSGRTVISIAHRLDSIQSFDDIAVFQDGRIVEHGTFNELMEKRQYFHELYHRAKA
- a CDS encoding cadmium transporter, giving the protein MSKKQKQTLARILASAALLIACVLLPLEGWPRLILFLIPYGVIGWDVLWRAVRNIAHGQVFDENFLMSLATVGAFFTGEYPEAVFVMLFYQVGELFQSYAVGKSRKSISSLMDIRPDYANVEKDGALEQVDPEDVEVGGVIVVKPGERIPLDGVVLEGSSTVNTSALTGESLPRQVQADDDVISGCVNLTGLLRVRVTKPFEESTVSKILDLVENASSKKAKAENFITKFARYYTPVVVIGAALLALLLPLFTGLAWSESIHRALIFLVISCPCALVISVPLSFFGGIGGASRAGILVKGGNYLEVLAEAEIVVFDKTGTLTQGVFNVTAIHPDQCPQAKLLELAALAESYSDHPISRSLKDAYNAPLDTGRVGNVEELSGRGVRAVVDGAVVCAGNGKLMDEIGVSWHPCHRVGTTVHVAADGVYLGHIVISDEVKSDAAQAITDLKAQGVRKTVMLTGDAKAVGEAVAAELGLDEVHTQLLPADKVDRVEALLKEKTGKGKLAFVGDGINDAPVLSRADLGIAMGGLGSDAAIEAADIVLMDDRPSQIAVAMGIARKTLRIVRQNIIFALGVKLLVLALGALGMANMWEAVFADVGVSVIAILNAMRALKAAEKP
- the pmtA gene encoding SAM-dependent methyltransferase yields the protein MARTFWDRWAGLYDLAQRANSKVNREMVRAAAARIPAGADVLDCAAGTGAFSMAAAPRAARVLCTDLSLPMLDRARSKAEQLGLGNISFAPRDLLNLEDPDGTYGAVVAANVLHLLPEPRDAVRELWRVVRPGGVLLLPTYLLGDLRPAFRLLLRLYRAIGFHPAHRFTLNSYRAMLESCVDQRAEYVLIPGRIPVGLAVFRKPL
- a CDS encoding transcriptional regulator — protein: MGTENEVERCEFIHVHEDIVSQVNRNMPDEEILYDLAELFKIFGDSTRIKILYVLFESEMCVCDIAQLLGMTQSAISHQLRSLKQSKLVKYRREGKTVFYSLSDSHVRTILDQGMEHVAE
- a CDS encoding nitroimidazole resistance protein; protein product: MRRKDREMGRETALAVLDKCEWAVLAMVDGAGLPYCLPVTIVRDGETLYFHGALSGEKAQCLRDRPRVCLTAVGDTRIVQEKFTTEYESAVVRGRVEELTGPAAKLEALRLLCLRHCPDGMGGFEAEAGASLRRTGVWALHMENITAKRKKYGPDGKEEKSTGN
- a CDS encoding TetR family transcriptional regulator; translation: MKRERRESTREDLRQKRTRKFLVNALLELLEERPFSEISVVDICERAMVHRTTFYAHFDDKQALLRYTVLQLQADLEDQSLAGRSFSSPRAYFIAVARDVLAFMRQHKKLYEAGVSGCDGMELHILEDAVAQQLKQRLSQPGFLPQLDGFHPEIAAHFYAGAVLALIRWWLEHDMPVSDEVLLGHLEHFIPDVPGGEG